The Oryza sativa Japonica Group chromosome 11, ASM3414082v1 DNA window GCTATCTCGGCGATGTAGCGGAAGGATGCCATGTTGCGGAGGAGGCCGAACGCCGGGGCGAGGCCCGGCTCGTCGCCGACGCAGGACTCGAGGAAGTCCTTGACGCAGCCGAGCGCGCCGTCCTGGAACGCCTCGACCTTGAGGCGCTGgcactcgtcgccgtcgccggaggtgAGGTTCTGGAGGCAGCCCAGGGCGAGCTCCTGCGCGCGCGGGGTGCCGAGGGAGACGAGCTGGATGAGCGACGGGAGCGCGCCCTCCTCGCGGAAcgtcgggaggaggtccgggaaCGCGGCGAGGTTGCGGAGCacgcccgcggccgcggcctGCGCCGCGGGGGTGCCCGCGGCGCACGCGCCGAGGAGCGCCGCcaccccgccgcgcgccgccacggccgccgcggcgtcccgCGAGTCCGCGGTGAGAGGGCGCAGCGCCACGCACGCCtgttcggcgccggcgccgccggactCCAGCGCGCGGCAGAGGTGGGGCACCACGGCCCCCGCCTCCTGCGCCAGGAGCCGGCACGTGGCGTCCGAGGACGCGAACGCGGCGAGCACGGACACGGCCTTCTCGCGCGACGCCGGCAGGATCTCCCCCGAGTCGAGCATCGCGGCCACGGCggacaccgccaccgccgccgccgacggcggcagcgacccgACGGAGTCAACGAGCgcgtccagcgccgccgcgcgggaAGCCGCGGACCCGAGGCGGAGTCGCGGGATCAGCCCAtccacccccgccgccaccccctcacccccaccattcCCCGGCGACACGAGCAGccgcgcgtcggcggcgagctgggACAGCTCGGCAGCCGACGACGACAGCAGCGACACGGTGTGGAGGTGCCCGAGGCTGCTCGCGGCGTCGTTCCCGGCGACGGACACGAGCGCGGAGAGCGCGGAGGCGAGGGGCGCCAGGAggcgcggcgcggagggcggGAACGCGGGGTGGGACAGCGACGCCGAGAGCGCGGCGAGCGACGCCGAGATGGATGGCCAGTGGCGGCGGAAGGCCGgggaggccgccgcggcggccgggagcGCGTCAAGCAGCCGGAGGCACTCCGCCTTCTGCAGGACGTCGTCCCCGGCTGGCTCGCcggactccggcggcggcggcggcatggcgtgGCGCGgtgtggcgtggcgtggcgaggcgcggcgcggcggggagcgGGAATGGGTTGGCGGGGGAAACTGCGAAACCGCGATGAATCTGCGCGCCACGAGAAAGGGGAAGCAAAGCCAACAACTCGAATTAATACACTACACTAGGCAGTAGGAGGAGCAACTACTACTAGCAAGTGTATAATACTTGCTTCTCAAAAATTAAAGAGTGTATAATACTTTATATGGAAATGATTTTGCCTTGTTtcagaataataataatttacatGAGaattaaagggaaaaaaagggtTTTGTGCTATTAAGAACAGAGTGATTTTAGGggatttttttaggatttagtTAAAGCCTTTGAAATTTTCGTGAAATTTTTGAATTATGAAGAGGAGCTTAACATGTAAGGCACTTCCAACAAATTATGTTTCTCGACTATTTTGTTCAAGAGGAAAAATTGAGCCATTTACACAACATTTTTGTTCGaagtatagaaaaaaaaagggattttTTTAACACAGTGCATTGGCATGCACTTATATAAATACACGCATACTAATCCCCACGAAAATTTGCTCGCAAACCCTAACAACCATGTCAAAGTTAGATTCACAAATTAACCGTTCCTCCATAACCATATTACAGAgcaaatttgttttgttatataCATTTGGGTGTTAGCTATATCAATTTTCGTGTTATGACTTTCTAGTCTTCAAAATCCAAGTGGCATGATACTGCTAGTAATATTTTACAAGCTATTTCAACCACTTTAATTTCCCAGTCCTCCAGCAGATACATTATTTATTACTACATAGATTTAGCGATGGAAATGTATAGGATGGGTCGAACAGTTTGTTTTctcttattaattaatttgtccCTTATATTTTATTACAGTATTTTTTATAGCTACCAAGAATATAATTTATGACAATCCATACTCAAAATTTAATCTGAAACTTTTCAAATTAAACTTGTCTTAAAAAAATAGCGAATGAaatatagtagtagtatatcAAACTAGCACTGTCACTGTTTTTCTTCTGACGCAATAGCTGCCTGCCTTCTTGCAATTACTATCTGCCACTGTCACTAGCTTGGCCAGTTTGGATCCGGAAATAGCTCTCCAAAATCTTGCTATCTaggccccctttgaatcacaggaatgaaaaaacgggggaatgggaaaaacataggattctgataggaatacaagtgtaaaacagaggattgcaaaacacaggaaaaacataggaatgaccgtttgattgagccgcaggaaaaacacaggaatttgaggagagagaaagactcgaaggattcttaacatgaggtagaacctcatgttaaatttccttcaaaatttgcatgggaagaggcattccataggaattttataggattccataggattcattcctttgattcaaagggctatataggaaaaattcctataggaattaaatcctttaaaattcctatgaatttcctttgaatcaaagggggccttagcagtattaaacatagattactgacaaaactcattccataacccctacactattttgcgagacgaatctaacgaggtatattaatctatAATTTGCTACAataatgctacagtaatcatccactaatcatggattaatatactcGTCTGGCAAAATAGCCTAGAGGTTATGGAATCGATTTCGTCggtaatctatgtttaatacttctaaatagcaagattggctatttaatagcccggaGGACTATCAAACTAGCACTGTCACAGTATCATACCAGTATATAGTATTCCGCCAGTAgagctgccttttttttctcttattaaTTTGGCTCTTATAGTTTTATTACacaatggctgtgtttagttccttccaaagttagaagtttgggttgaaattggtacgatgtgactgaaaagctgtgtgtgtatgacaggttgatgtgatggaaaagttggaagtttggatctaaacacagccaatattatttttatggctACAAAGAATGCAATTTATGACAAATCCATAGTCAAAAtttaatctgaaaattttaataCTAAATTTGTCTGAAAAAAATTAACGAATAAAATATCTCAAATAAATattccctccataaaaaaatataatttctagCTTAAAAATTACTAGTTCTTTTTTCACAAAGAAGGGAGTAACAATGCCTCCATGCAATTACTACCTGCTACTAGCTAGTATATCAAACTAGCACTGTCACTGTATTCTACTTCCTTTATAT harbors:
- the LOC4350589 gene encoding U-box domain-containing protein 17, with protein sequence MPPPPPESGEPAGDDVLQKAECLRLLDALPAAAAASPAFRRHWPSISASLAALSASLSHPAFPPSAPRLLAPLASALSALVSVAGNDAASSLGHLHTVSLLSSSAAELSQLAADARLLVSPGNGGGEGVAAGVDGLIPRLRLGSAASRAAALDALVDSVGSLPPSAAAVAVSAVAAMLDSGEILPASREKAVSVLAAFASSDATCRLLAQEAGAVVPHLCRALESGGAGAEQACVALRPLTADSRDAAAAVAARGGVAALLGACAAGTPAAQAAAAGVLRNLAAFPDLLPTFREEGALPSLIQLVSLGTPRAQELALGCLQNLTSGDGDECQRLKVEAFQDGALGCVKDFLESCVGDEPGLAPAFGLLRNMASFRYIAEIAVSASFVDHVLAALGSDKAATRTEAAMALAELCNVTSHGKTRRDVGDAIPRLIWMLEAKPAAERDAAARALAALVAASGYRKLFKKEEQGIVNVVQLLDPSTARGGVDARFPVSVLLAVSPSRRCRKQMVAAGACGFLQALLAAEVDGAKKLADCLARGKMLGVFPRS